A stretch of the Vigna radiata var. radiata cultivar VC1973A chromosome 9, Vradiata_ver6, whole genome shotgun sequence genome encodes the following:
- the LOC111242473 gene encoding transcription factor MYBS2-like has protein sequence MSKDMNNQFESNEFPPSSSSSLFLKGLEIYKKGQWTNISRYVVKTRTPAQVSSHAQHYYKHLAAPNKGKRKSFYDAKTSDNEDVFLSHDQVHMQNDDVNVSDYQVDVQNDQVHMQKDDVYVPDYPVNVQNDDVCIPDYQVDQAIFADLDILEDLTGYI, from the exons ATGTCGAAAGATATGAACAACCAGTTTGAAAGCAATGAGTTTcctccatcatcatcatcgtc gTTGTTCCTGAAAGGACTCGAGATATACAAGAAGGGACAATGGACCAATATTTCAAGGTATGTGGTGAAAACCAGGACTCCAGCACAAGTTTCCAGCCATGCACAGCATTACTACAAACATTTGGCCGCACCCAataaaggcaaaagaaaaagtttttacGACGCAAAAACATCAGACAACGAGGATGTCTTTCTTTCTCATGATCAAGTTCATATGCAAAATGACGATGTCAATGTTTCAGATTACCAAGTTGATGTGCAAAATGATCAAGTTCATATGCAAAAGGACGATGTCTATGTTCCAGATTACCCAGTTAATGTGCAAAATGACGATGTCTGTATTCCAGATTACCAAGTTGACCAAGCTATTTTTGCAGATCTCGACATCTTAGAAGATTTGACAGGATATATCtaa
- the LOC106773219 gene encoding uncharacterized protein LOC106773219, whose translation MKGKKGKRKLALDASFSQSDSQPSSSFQPFDPLYVAALVRSRVIFSGSGQIASLVLVTSSENSIYLFSRFLLQHQSYFPLKVKMSSRFVFLLLLVVISASHSNAYPLSTQNRWIIDEATGQRVKLMCANWAGHLQPMMPEGLDKRPLKELVGELVKHNFNCVRLTYAIYMWTRYAHENVSANLASLDVPEVVQGIAKNNPSVLSMTHIQTFHAVVQELGAQNVKVLLDNHVSEPMWCCNDDDENGFFHDRHFNPQEWVHGLTLAAEHFNGNPAVVAMSLRNELHGPRQNLKDWYRYMSQGAVAIHKANPNVLVLISGLNYDTELQFLRKKPLKIDLGKKMVFETHLYSWSGIGTLKLKEIWTKQPLNRICANNVKAIDHRAGFLTTGENAAPLIFTEFGFNEAGSSVEDNRFLTCLQTYLLGKDMDWGFWAFQGSYYLKKDQVQVEESFGVMDATWRNLRYPNFTDKFQLLQRKNLEPNSMAPIVNILYHPLSGQCAQVNDRNEVELGSCESKHRWVRGEDETKMLLHSTEKCLTATGEGLPVVVSDCETNNSSWKSESLSKLHLASLNQQEEQLCLQKDSNSSTIVTSKCICIKDDSECLDDPQSQWFQLVQTNV comes from the exons atgaaagggAAAAAGGGAAAGAGGAAACTTGCTCTCGACGCTTCCTTTTCGCAATCGGACAGCCAACCTTCATCATCTTTCCAACCGTTTGATCCCCTCTACGTGGCAGCTCTAGTCAGATCGCGAGTCATCTTCTCCGGCTCCGGGCAGATCGCGAGCTTGGTTCTGGTCACGTCTTCAG AAAACTCTATATATTTATTCTCACGCTTTCTTCTCCAACATCAAAGTTATTTTCCATTGAAAGTGAAAATGTCTTCACGTTTTGTCTTTCTTCTCCTCCTTGTAGTCATCTCTGCATCACATTCAAATGCATACCCTTTATCAACGCAGAACAGATGGATCATAGATGAAGCCACAGGACAACGTGTCAAGTTGATGTGTGCCAATTGGGCTGGCCACCTTCAACCAATGATGCCTGAGGGTCTTGACAAAAGACCCTTGAAGGAACTTGTTGGTGAGCTTGTGAAGCACAACTTCAACTGCGTGCGTCTCACCTATGCAATCTACATGTGGACACGCTACGCTCATGAGAATGTGAGTGCCAACTTAGCCTCTTTGGATGTACCAGAAGTGGTCCAAGGCATTGCCAAGAACAACCCTTCTGTCTTGTCCATGACACACATTCAGACGTTCCATGCTGTTGTTCAAGAACTTGGAGCTCAGAATGTGAAAGTGTTGCTTGATAACCATGTGAGTGAGCCTATGTGGTGCTgcaatgatgatgatgagaatgGCTTCTTCCATGACAGACATTTCAATCCTCAGGAATGGGTGCATGGCCTTACTTTGGCTGCTGAACACTTCAATGGAAACCCTGCT GTTGTGGCAATGAGTTTGAGGAATGAATTGCATGGCCCTCGCCAAAATTTGAAGGATTGGTACAGGTACATGAGCCAAGGAGCAGTAGCAATTCACAAGGCAAATCCAAATGTGCTTGTGCTTATCTCAGGCTTGAACTATGACACTGAGTTGCAGTTTTTAAGGAAAAAACCATTGAAGATAGACTTGGGTAAGAAAATGGTGTTTGAGACACATTTGTACTCATGGTCTGGAATTGGAACCCTCAAATTGAAAGAGATATGGACAAAGCAACCATTGAATAGGATATGTGCCAACAACGTTAAAGCGATAGACCACAGAGCTGGATTCCTTACCACTGGCGAGAATGCAGCTCCTTTGATTTTTACAGAGTTTGGATTCAACGAGGCAGGTTCTTCAGTAGAAGACAACAGGTTCTTGACATGCCTTCAAACCTATCTTCTTGGAAAGGATATGGACTGGGGATTCTGGGCTTTCCAAGGTAGCTACTATTTGAAGAAAGACCAGGTCCAAGTTGAGGAGTCATTTGGTGTAATGGATGCAACATGGCGTAACCTTAGATATCCAAATTTCACCGACAAGTTCCAGCTTTTGCAAAGGAAGAATCTTG AACCTAACTCCATGGCCCCCATTGTAAATATCTTGTACCACCCACTGTCTGGTCAATGTGCTCAAGTGAATGACAGGAATGAAGTTGAACTCGGAAGCTGTGAGAGCAAACACAGATGGGTTCGTGGAGAGGATGAGACAAAAATGCTTTTACATAGCACTGAGAAGTGCTTAACAGCAACTGGTGAAGGGCTTCCAGTTGTAGTTTCTGATTGTGAAACGAACAACAGTTCATGGAAATCTGAATCTCTTTCTAAACTTCACTTGGCAAGTTTGAATCAACAAGAGGAACAACTTTGCTTGCAGAAGGATTCTAACTCATCCACCATTGTGACTTCAAAGTGTATCTGCATAAAAGATGATTCTGAATGTCTTGATGATCCTCAAAGCCAGTGGTTCCAGCTTGTTCAAACCAATGTGTAG